The genomic region GCGCGCAGGTGGTGATCAGCCCCTGGCATCTGCACCGGCATGAGCGGATCTGGGATCGACCCGACGAGTTTGACCCCGACCGCTGGGCGGGCGAGGGGCGTGAAGCGGCGCGGGACGGCTATCTGCCGTTTTCCAGCGGGCCGAGGGTCTGCCCGGGCGCGGGGTTCGCGATGCTGGAGGGCACGCTTTTGCTGGCGCATCTGGTGCGGGCGTTCCGGTTTCAGGCGGTGGCGGGCAAGGTGCCCGTCCCGGTCGCGCATCTGACGGTGCGCGCACGGGACGGGATCTGGTTGCGCGTCGAACGGCGTTAGTCGCTGTCGCCGGCGATCTGGGCCAGCACTTGCCCTTTGCCGCGCAGGCGCAGGATCATTGGCACGATCAGCGCGAGGGCAGCGATGGCCAGAAGGGTCGCCGCGAGCGGGGTGGAGACGAGCGTGGTCCAATCGCCCTGCGCGATGGCAAGCGCGCGGCGGAGTTGCTGTTCGGCCATGGGGCCAAGGATCAGGCCCACGACAACCGGCGCGATGGGATAGCCGAACAGGCGCAGGCCATAGCCGAGGAAGCCGAAGAGCAGCAGCATGGAAAGCTCCACCGGCGAGGGGTTGACGCCGATGGTGCCAAGCGTGGCGAAGAGGAGGATCCCGGCATAGAGCCAAGGGCGCGGGATGCGCAGCAGCATCACCCAGAAGCGGATCAGCGGCAGGTTCAGGACCAGCAGCATCACGTTGGCGATCAGAAGGCTGGCGATCAGGCCCCAGACCAGCTGCGGGGCGGTGGCGAACAGAAGCGGGCCCGGTTGCAGGCCGAATTGCTGGAAGCCTGCCAGCATGATCGCGGCGGTGGCGGTCGTCGGCAGGCCGAGTGTCAGGAGGGGCACCAGCGTGCCTGCGGCGGCGGCGTTGTTCGCGGCCTCGGGTCCCGCGACGCCTTCGATGGCGCCGTGGCCGAACTCCTCGGGGTGTTTCGACATGCGCTTTTCGGTGCCGTAGGACAGGAAGCTGGCGATGTCGGCCCCGCCTGCGGGCATGGCCCCGATGGGAAAGCCGATGGCCGACCCGCGCAGCCATGCGGGCCATGACCGTTTCCAGTCAGCAGCGGTCATGCGGACCGAGCCCTTGATCGCCTCGACCTTGTCATTCAGGCCATGGGTCTGGGCGGCGACAAACAGGCATTCCCCCAGCGCGAACATGGCGACGGCGAGGGTGGTCACCTCGATCCCATCCAGAAGTTGCGGCACGCCAAAGGACATGCGGGCCTGGCCTGTAAGACTGTCGATGCCGATGGTGGCAAGGCCAAGGCCGATGAATAGCGACGTAAGGCCCTTGAGCGTGGATTCGCCAAAGGCGGCAGCAACGGTCACGAAGGCCAGCATCATCAAGGCGAAGTATTCGCGCGGGCCGAAGACCAGCGCCAGTTTGACGATGTGGGGGGCAAGGAAGGCGAGCGCCAACGTGGCCAGAAGGCCCGCGACGAAGGACCCGATGGCGGCCGTGGCAAGCGCCGGGCCGCCGCGCCCGGCCTTGGCCATGCGGTTGCCTTCCAGCGCGGTGACGATGGACGCGCTTTCCCCGGGGGTGTTCAGAAGGATCGACGTGGTCGAGCCGCCATACATCCCGCCGTAATAAATGCCCGCGAACATGATGAGCGACCCTGCCGGGTCCAGCCCATAGGTGACGGGCAAGAGCAGCGCCACGGTCAGGGCGGGGCCGATGCCGGGCAACACGCCGACAGCGGTGCCAAGGGTCACGCCGATCAGGGCGTACAGCAGGATCATCGGCTCCATCGCCGTGCCAAGGCCTTGGAGAAGGAAGTCGAAGGTGCTCATCGGGTCAGCCCCCGTAGATCAGGGTTTCAAGCGGGCCGCCGGGCAGGTTCAACTGCAGGATGCCATCGAAAACGCCGTAGATGCCAAAGGCGAAGGCCACGCCCACGGGCAAGGTCAGCAAGAGGTTGCGCTTGCCAAAGGCGGCGGCGGTTGCAGCGAAAAGGATGCCCGTGGCCAGCGAAAAGCCGACGACATTCAGCAGGGCGATCTGCAGGACAAGCCCGCCACCGATCAGCAGAAGTGGCACCGGGTTCTGGCGCGGCACCTCGGCCAGCCGGCCCCGGAAGGCCCCGACGCCAGTGGCCGCAGAAAGGGCAAGGAGGGCCCAGCCCACGATCTTTGGCATGGCGGCCGGGCCGATGCCCGCATATCCGCCCTTGTCGGGGATCGTGCTGGCATCCCAGAGAAGGACCGCGCCGAACGCGGCCAGAAGGGCTGCGATGAAGAACGCAGCCCCATCGGGGCTGCGTCCGGTTCCGGGTTGACCGGTCATTGCACCAGACCGATGTCCTTGAGGATGGTGGTCGTGGCTTCGATTTCCTTGGCAAGCTGTGCCTCGAACTCGGGGCCGGCAAGGTAGGTGTCGGCCCAGTTCTTCGCCTCAAGCTGTGCCTTCCAGCCCGCCGATTTCGCCAGAGTGTCGATGTCAGCGAGGACGGCAGCCTTCTGTTCGTCCGACAGGCCCGGTGCGGCGGCGATCATGCGCCAGTTCTGCACGTTCACGTCATAGCCCGATTCCATCAGCGTCGGCGCATCGGTGCCGGGCCAGCGGGTATCGGTCGACACGGCGAGGATGCGCATGGTGCCTGCCTCGACCTGCGGGAGGAATTCGCCCACGCCGGAAATGCCCGCGGTGACCTGATTGCCAAGGATCGCGGCAAGCGCTTCGCCACCGCCCGAGAAGGCGACGTAGTTGATCTTGGTCGGGTCGATCCCGGCGGCCTTGGCCAGAAGGCCCACGGTGATGTGGTCAACCCCACCGGCCGAGCCGCCAGCCCAGGACACGGCACCCGGATCGGCCTTCATCATCTCGACCAGATCCTGAATGGTCTGGAGTTCGGAGCCCGCGGGGACGGCGATGGCAACGGCTTCGCCGGTCAGGCGGGCAATCGGGGTGACATCGGCCAGCGACACGGGCGAGGCGTTGGTCAGGATCGCGCCGACCATGACGTAGCCGCCGACGATCAGCTGCGACGGGTCGCCTGCGGCCGAGGACGCGAATTGCGCCAGACCCACGGTGCCGCCCGCGCCCGGGACGTTCTGGACCTGGACGTTGCCCGAGATGCCTTCGGCGACCAGGACTTCCTGGATCGTCCGCGCGGTCGAATCCCAGCCGCCGCCGGGGGCAGCGGGGGCCATGATGATGTAATCTTCGGCAAAGGCGCCAGTGGCCGATACGGTGGCGGCGGCAACGGCAAATACCGCTCCGAGAAGGGCGTGTTTCATTGTGGTCTCCTCCCATGGCACGCAGATGTGCCGATCTTTTGCGGGCGACGCCTCCTCGCGCCGGTCCCATTGTTGGATTGCATCACAGAAACCTGTCAGGAAGCTGACAAGGATGCAACAGATGTGGACTAGGGTGCCGCGCCGCTGGCCAATGCCGCTTCCCAGCGGGCGATCAGCTTGGCGCGCTTGGACTGGTCAAGATAGGCCAGCAGGCCGGGGCTGACCGGCACCGGGCGCAGCTGGTCGCCCAAGGCTGCCTCCATCGCGCGGGCGGTGTTCTGGCCCGACACCTCCAGCGACACGGCGGCAAGGCGCAGGCGGTCGGCCATGATGGTCTGGCCTTCGCGCCCCATGAGAAAGGCAAGGAACGTGCTGCCAAGGTCGGGCCGCGCGGCGGCGCGGGGCACAAGGCCCACACGGCTGACGACCACGGTGAAATCCTTGAGGAGAAGGACGCCAAGGTCAGGCTCGGTCCGCGCGCGGGCGTCGGCGTAGGAGCCAAGGATGTTGTAGCCAAGCGCCAGCCGCCCATCGGCCACGCGGTCGATGATGGCCTGACTGGTGGGAAAGGTCTGCAGGCCGGCCCGGCCCATGGCGGCGACAAGCGACCAGATGTCGGCGAAATGTTCGGCATCGCGGGCGAGGTAGAGGTAACCCACGGCCGAGCGGGCCACGTCATAGGTGCCGATGCGGCCCTGGGCTGCGGGTGTCTGGGCCCAGGCGATCATCTCGAGCCGCGACTGGGGCGGGCCGTCGGGGAAGGACGGCTTGTGCCAGACCAGAACCCCGGGTTCATAGGTCAGGGCAAAGGCCATGTCGCGCCAGTTGGCCCAATCGGGCCAGGCGGCGGCCTGTGGCACGGTGACGGGCTGGGCATAGCCGTCATTGGCGAGTTTCACCTGCAGGTCCATGCCCGAGGAAAAGGCGAAATCGGCGGTTGGGCCGCCGCTATCGGTTTCACTGATGATGCGGGCGGCGATTTCGGCGGCCAGAAGGTCTTCGTAGACCACAGTAACGCCGGGATGCGCGACCTGGAACGCGGTGATGAGGGGGGCGGCAAGCGGCTGGTCAAGGGTGGAGTAGATGCTGAGGCTGGCCGTCTCGCCCCCGGGCGCGGGAAAGCGCGCCACCTCGGCCTTGGCGGGGGCGAAGGCGGGGTTGGCAAGCGTGAGCATCAGGAAAAGGGCGCGCCACATCGGGATAGCCTGCCCCAACTGGGCTTGCCCCTCAAGCGTTCGCACCGCGCAGTCGGTGGTGGCGCCGGAATTTTCCAAAATTCCGGTGCGGAGCCTTTGAAGGCTCCGGTCCGATTTCTTTGAAGAAATCGGTGGTAGGCGGTCCGCCTTGGCGCTTTCCCGGGCCGGGTGGCTGCTTTAGGCTGGCGAAAGGGGGCCACATGCGTCTGCTGCTTGTCGAGGATGATCTGCCGCTGGCCGAGGCGCTGACCACGCTTCTGGCGGGGTCGGGGCATGCGGTGGACTGTGTCAACGACGGGCTGGCCGCCGAGGCGCTGCTGATTGCCGAACAGTTCGAGCTGGTGATCCTTGATCTGAACCTGCCGGGGCTGGACGGGTTAAGCCTCTTGCGCCGCATCCGCGCGCGCACCCCGTCGCCCGCCGTGATGATCCTGACGGCACGGGGATCGGCGGAAGAGCGGGTGCGGGGGCTGGACCTTGGGGCCGACGACTACATGTCGAAACCCTTCGATGTGCGCGAGTTCGAGGCGCGGGTGCGGTCGCTGCTCCGGCGGCAGGCGGGGTTGCGGTCTTCGGTCGTGCGGCTGGGCGGGCTGACGCTGGACCTAACGACGCGGCAGTTCCGGGCTGAGGAGGTTGATCTGGACCTGCCACCCCGGGAGCGTGCGCTGCTGGAGCTGTTCTTCCTGCGGGCGGGCAAGGTTGTCACCAAAGAGGCCATCGTGCAGTCGCTGACGTCGCTTGACGATCTGTTGTCGGACAATGCGATTGAACAATACGTCTCGCGGCTGCGGCGGCGGATCGCGCCCTATGACCTGAGTTTGCGGACAGCGCGGGGGCTGGGATATCTGCTGGAAAAGCCGGTGGAGCCGGGATGAGCGGTTATTCCCTGCGGCGCAGGCTACTGCTGGGTTTGACGCTGGCGGCGGCGCTGATCGGTGTGGTGGCACTGGCCGACACCTGGCGCGAGGCGGTGCGGACATCGCAAGGCCTGTCGGACCGCGTGCTGGAGGGGTCTGCGCTGGCCATTGCCGAGCGGGTGACGGTGGACGAAGGCGGCGGGCTTGAGGCCGACATTCCCTTTGCCGCGCTGGAAATGCTGGCCTCGGCGGCGGAAGATCAGGTGTTCTACCGGGTGGATGCCCCGGCCGGGCAGTTCCTGACGGGGTATGAGGCGCTGGCGGTGCTGGATCCCGGCGAAGCGGGCATCGCCTTTGCCGACGGGTTGTTCGGGGAAGTGCCGATCCGCAGCGCCACGCTGGAGCGCGAGATTTCGACCGGGGCGACGTCGCTGGCCTTCACGGTGACGGTGGCGGAATCGACGCTGGCCCGCAGTGCGCTGGCGCGGCAGATCCTGATCCGGTCGGCGCTGCGGATTCTGGTGTTGATCGGCTGCATCATGGGAATCGTCTGGGCGGCAGTGACGCTGGCCTTTCGCCCGCTGGACCGGCTTGGCGCGGCGATTGCTGAACGCACGCCCGATGACCTGCGCCCGTTGCAGGCCCGGGTGCCGCTTGAGGCGGCCCCCTTGGCCGGGGCGATCAACAGCTTCATGGCGCGGCTGGAAGGCGCGGTGGCGGCGCTGCGGCATTTTACCGGGAACGCCAGCCACCAGTTGCGCACGCCGCTGGCGACGCTGCGCACGCAGCTGGCACTGGCCCGCCGCGCCGAGGGGCGGGATCAGGCGGCCGCGGCACTAGACAAGGCCGACGCGGCGCTGGTGCGGGCAGAAAGGGTGCTGGCGCAGTTGCTGGCGCTGGCGCGGGTGGACGCGGCGGCCACGGGGCTTTCGCTGGTGCCGGTCGATCTGGCCGCCCTTGCGCGCGACCTGACGGGTGAGGCTCTGCCACAGGCGGCAGATGCGGGGATTGACCTTGGCTATGACGGTGCCAGCCATGCCTGGGCGCTGGCCGAGCCGGTCCTGACGGCAGAACTGTTGCGCAACCTTCTGGACAATGCGCTGCGCTATGCCGGGCGGGGCGCGGTCGTGACAGTGCGGGTCCGCGACGATGTCAGTGCCGTGCAGCTGGAGGTCGAGGATGATGGCCCCGGTCTTGCGGCCGAGAGGCTGGCCGCTGTCCAGTCGGAAGGTCAGCCGTTGCGCATGGCTGCGGCACCCGCGCCTTTGGGGGGGTCAGGGCTGGGGCTGGCGATCGTGGCCGAGATTGCGGAACTGTTCGGGGCCAGTTGCGCCTTTGACCAGGGCGCGGGTGGGCGCGGGCTGAAGGTCAGCTGTGTTTTTCAGCGGCGGGAGCCAAGGTAGGGCGGTACCAAGGCCTTGCCTGGCTGGCCGGGACTACAGAACTTCGACCCGGTAGCTTTCGATCACGGTGTTGGCGAGCAGCTTGTCGCACATCGCCTTGACCTCGGCCTCGGCCTTGGCGGGGTCGGCCTCGGCCAGATCAAGCTCGATCACCTTGCCCTGCCGCACGCCGTTCACGCCCTGAAACCCAAGGGACCCAAGCGCATGGCGCACGGCTTCGCCTTGCGGATCAAGGACGCCGGATTTCAGCATGACAGTAACGCGGGCTTTCATCAGGGGCCTCCGGAATGGCCAGGATTTTTCTGCGAAAAATCCGGGGTCAGTTGATCAGGGTGGGTTTGGTCGTATGGGTCACGTTCGACGGCATCACGCCCAGACGGCGGGCGAGTTCGGAATAGACGTCGGTCATCGGCTGCGGGTCGGGCAGGGTGCCATCGGGACGTTCTGGCAGGCGCATGTCCCACAGGCGGCAGCTGTCGGGGCTGATCTCATCCGCCACGATCAGGCGCATGTAGTCGCCATCCCAGACGCGGCCCACCTCGATCTTGAAATCGGCCAGCCGGATGCCGACGCCCATCATCACGCCGCTGAGGAAATCGTTCACCCGCAGGGCAAGGGCGATGATGTCGTCAAGGTCCTGCTGGTTGGCCCAGCCGAAGGCGACGATGTGCTCTTCGGCCACGAGGGGGGCGTTCAGGCGTTCGTCCTTGTAGTAGTATTCGACGATCGGGCGGGGCAGTTGCGTGCCCTCGGGTATTCCCAGCCGCGCGGTCATCGGGCCGGCGGAAAAGTTGCGCACCACAACTTCCAGCGGGATGATTTCGGCCATGCGGACCAGTTGTTCGCGCATGTTGATGCGGCGAATGAAATGCGTCGGCACGCCGATCTGGTTGAGACCGGTCATGAAGAATTCCGACAGGCGGTTGTTGAGAACGCCCTTGCCTTCCAGCGTGGCGGGGGCCGCGACGGTGGGCGCGCTGTCATCCTTGAAATACTGGATCAGCGTGCCGGGTTCGGGGCCTTCGTAGAGGATCTTCGCCTTGCCTTCGTAGACCTTCTTGCGCCGTGCCATGCGTGCTCCGATGACGGGTCCCGGGCGGGACGCGCGCGTCCTGCGGGGTGTTCCCTTGGCCTATAGTCCAAGGGTCGCGCGGTCGCAAGGCGCGTGAGGGTGCGGGGAGAGGGGCGGGTTGTCCGCGGGGGCTTGCAGCACGGCAAGGGGAGGGGCATATGAAAGGTGACCGTGAACCCATGCCTGAACCTGCGCATGACCTTAGGGGGCCCCTGATGACCACTTTCGACGACCGCGAGAACGCCTTTGAAAACAAGTTCGCCCATGACAGCGAAATGCAGTTCCGGGCCGAGGCGCGGCGCAACAAGCTGACCGGGCTTTGGGCGGCGGGCCTGATGGGCAAATCCGGGGACGATGCCACCGCCTATGCGATGGAAGTGGTCAGCGCCGATTTCGAAGAGGCCGGGATCGAGGATGTGGTCCGCAAGCTGGTCGCCGATCTGGCCGGCAAGGCCAGTGCCGAGGAAATCCGCGCCAAGATGGCTGAGCTTCTGCCGGTAGCCAAAGCGCAATTGATGTCCGAGATCTGATCGTTGCACGGAGCCGCAGGTAGGTTCATCCCGCCTGCGGCCTGATCCGGCTTTGGGCCTTGAACCGGCCCAGGGCCCAACCGATCTGTTGAGCAACCGACACGTCGCAAAGGCTTGCAGCCATGGTGCTGTCTTGGGCCTTGGGTCGCTTCAGGCCAATGTCTGAACATTTTTCACAACGGATGGAATAAAGCCGGTCGGGCCCCGTTCTTCAGACTGTTGCGCTTGTTCGCATGCTGCCCGAAGGAGAACAGGATGCTCATTACCCCGGCTAAGTCATTCGACCGGACCGTCACCCCCTTTCCTGTGACGGTGAAAACCATGCAGTTCGGCGACGTGCTTGCCCTTGGCGACGATCTTGCGGATGTCGATCTTCTGGTCATCCCGCTGATTGGCGAGAGTTTTGATGCGTTTGACCTGCTGCATCAGCTTGGGGCGACGGTTTTCATGGGGCGGGTCCGGGTTGTGTCCGAGCGGCTGCCCGACCGCGCGATGGTGCTTGGCGAACTGCGGGCTGTGGCCGATCCGCTTGGCCTGACCGTGGATCTGATCGACTGCGCCCAGCCGCATCTGGTTGAGGCGCACCACATGACGTGATGCGGAATATGAATTTGCCTCTCTCAGCCGGGCATGGCAGAGGAGGGGGAACCTTGGTTGAAAGGAACCCCGACGATGACCGATGCGCTGACCCGGATGCTTGCCTCGCGCGATTGGCTGATGGCCGATGGGGCCACGGGGACCAACCTGTTCAACATGGGGCTGGAATCGGGTGAGCCGCCGGAGTTCTGGAACACCGACCGGCCCGACAACATCCGCGCGCTGTACCGTGGCGCGGTTGAGGCGGGGTCGGACATTTTCCTGACCAACACCTTTGGCGGCAACGCCAGCCGGTTGAAGCTGCATCAGGCCGAGGGCCGGGTGCGCGAGCTGAACCGGATCGGCGCGGCGCTGGGGCGCGAGATTGCCGATGCGGCGGGGCGTCCGGTCGTGGTGGCGGGGTCGGTCGGCCCCACGGGTGAGATTTTTGAGCCGATGGGCACCCTGACCCACGCCATTGCGGTCGAGATGTTCCACGAACAGGCCGAGGGTCTGAAGGAGGGCGGGGCCGACGTTCTGTGGGTCGAGACGATCAGCGCCTTCGAGGAATACCGCGCCGCGGCTGAGGCAGCCGCCTTGGCCGGCATGCCCTGGTGCGGCACGATGAGCTTTGACACGGCCGGCCGCACGATGATGGGCGTCACCTCAGCCGCGATGGCCGAGATGGTGGAAAAGCTGCCGAATCCGCCGATTGCGTTCGGGGCGAATTGCGGGGTCGGTGCCTCCGACCTGATGCGCACGGTCCTTGGCTTTGCCGCCACCGGGACGGCGCGGCCGCTGATCGCCAAGGGCAATGCGGGCATCCCGAAATATCATGACGGTCACATCCACTATGACGGCACGCCGGAATTGATGGCGGAATATGCCGTTCTGGCGCGTGACGCCGGGGTGCGGATCATCGGCGGCTGCTGCGGCACGATGCCGGACCATCTGCGCGCCATGCGTGCGGCGCTGGAAAGCCGCCCCAAGGGACCGCGTCCGACGCTGGAGGACATCACCTCCCAGCTTGGCGGGTTCTCCTCGGCCTCGGACGGGACCGGGGATACCTCGGGTGAGCCAAAGCGCGAGCGGCGCGGACGTCGGGGCTAGCGTTTGCGGCTCAGGTTGGGGCGGGGGCGCCGGAGTTTTTGAAAACTCCGGACCGGAGCCTTCGAAGGCTCCGGCACGATTTCTTTGAAGAAATCGGGGTCTTGGCGTCTAGAACAGGGTCAGCTGGTCCCCCGCCTTTGGTGGTGCGACGAAAAGATCGGACCGCAGCGGTGGCAAGCCGCTGCCCAGACCCAGCCGTTTGCGCGACACATCGGCGCGGCGGTGAATGAGATCGGCCCACAGGCCTTGTCCCGTCATGCGTTTGCCAAACTCCGGGTCATAATCGCGGCCACCGTGCAGTTCGCGCACCCGGCCCATCACCCGGGCGGCGCGGTCCGGAAAGGTTGCTTCGATCCACTGTCGGAACAGTTCCGCCACCTCAAGT from Tabrizicola piscis harbors:
- a CDS encoding ABC transporter substrate-binding protein, producing the protein MWRALFLMLTLANPAFAPAKAEVARFPAPGGETASLSIYSTLDQPLAAPLITAFQVAHPGVTVVYEDLLAAEIAARIISETDSGGPTADFAFSSGMDLQVKLANDGYAQPVTVPQAAAWPDWANWRDMAFALTYEPGVLVWHKPSFPDGPPQSRLEMIAWAQTPAAQGRIGTYDVARSAVGYLYLARDAEHFADIWSLVAAMGRAGLQTFPTSQAIIDRVADGRLALGYNILGSYADARARTEPDLGVLLLKDFTVVVSRVGLVPRAAARPDLGSTFLAFLMGREGQTIMADRLRLAAVSLEVSGQNTARAMEAALGDQLRPVPVSPGLLAYLDQSKRAKLIARWEAALASGAAP
- the bmt gene encoding betaine--homocysteine S-methyltransferase translates to MTDALTRMLASRDWLMADGATGTNLFNMGLESGEPPEFWNTDRPDNIRALYRGAVEAGSDIFLTNTFGGNASRLKLHQAEGRVRELNRIGAALGREIADAAGRPVVVAGSVGPTGEIFEPMGTLTHAIAVEMFHEQAEGLKEGGADVLWVETISAFEEYRAAAEAAALAGMPWCGTMSFDTAGRTMMGVTSAAMAEMVEKLPNPPIAFGANCGVGASDLMRTVLGFAATGTARPLIAKGNAGIPKYHDGHIHYDGTPELMAEYAVLARDAGVRIIGGCCGTMPDHLRAMRAALESRPKGPRPTLEDITSQLGGFSSASDGTGDTSGEPKRERRGRRG
- a CDS encoding tripartite tricarboxylate transporter permease; its protein translation is MSTFDFLLQGLGTAMEPMILLYALIGVTLGTAVGVLPGIGPALTVALLLPVTYGLDPAGSLIMFAGIYYGGMYGGSTTSILLNTPGESASIVTALEGNRMAKAGRGGPALATAAIGSFVAGLLATLALAFLAPHIVKLALVFGPREYFALMMLAFVTVAAAFGESTLKGLTSLFIGLGLATIGIDSLTGQARMSFGVPQLLDGIEVTTLAVAMFALGECLFVAAQTHGLNDKVEAIKGSVRMTAADWKRSWPAWLRGSAIGFPIGAMPAGGADIASFLSYGTEKRMSKHPEEFGHGAIEGVAGPEAANNAAAAGTLVPLLTLGLPTTATAAIMLAGFQQFGLQPGPLLFATAPQLVWGLIASLLIANVMLLVLNLPLIRFWVMLLRIPRPWLYAGILLFATLGTIGVNPSPVELSMLLLFGFLGYGLRLFGYPIAPVVVGLILGPMAEQQLRRALAIAQGDWTTLVSTPLAATLLAIAALALIVPMILRLRGKGQVLAQIAGDSD
- a CDS encoding DUF1476 domain-containing protein, producing MTTFDDRENAFENKFAHDSEMQFRAEARRNKLTGLWAAGLMGKSGDDATAYAMEVVSADFEEAGIEDVVRKLVADLAGKASAEEIRAKMAELLPVAKAQLMSEI
- a CDS encoding tripartite tricarboxylate transporter substrate binding protein, whose product is MKHALLGAVFAVAAATVSATGAFAEDYIIMAPAAPGGGWDSTARTIQEVLVAEGISGNVQVQNVPGAGGTVGLAQFASSAAGDPSQLIVGGYVMVGAILTNASPVSLADVTPIARLTGEAVAIAVPAGSELQTIQDLVEMMKADPGAVSWAGGSAGGVDHITVGLLAKAAGIDPTKINYVAFSGGGEALAAILGNQVTAGISGVGEFLPQVEAGTMRILAVSTDTRWPGTDAPTLMESGYDVNVQNWRMIAAAPGLSDEQKAAVLADIDTLAKSAGWKAQLEAKNWADTYLAGPEFEAQLAKEIEATTTILKDIGLVQ
- a CDS encoding response regulator; the protein is MRLLLVEDDLPLAEALTTLLAGSGHAVDCVNDGLAAEALLIAEQFELVILDLNLPGLDGLSLLRRIRARTPSPAVMILTARGSAEERVRGLDLGADDYMSKPFDVREFEARVRSLLRRQAGLRSSVVRLGGLTLDLTTRQFRAEEVDLDLPPRERALLELFFLRAGKVVTKEAIVQSLTSLDDLLSDNAIEQYVSRLRRRIAPYDLSLRTARGLGYLLEKPVEPG
- a CDS encoding sensor histidine kinase gives rise to the protein MSGYSLRRRLLLGLTLAAALIGVVALADTWREAVRTSQGLSDRVLEGSALAIAERVTVDEGGGLEADIPFAALEMLASAAEDQVFYRVDAPAGQFLTGYEALAVLDPGEAGIAFADGLFGEVPIRSATLEREISTGATSLAFTVTVAESTLARSALARQILIRSALRILVLIGCIMGIVWAAVTLAFRPLDRLGAAIAERTPDDLRPLQARVPLEAAPLAGAINSFMARLEGAVAALRHFTGNASHQLRTPLATLRTQLALARRAEGRDQAAAALDKADAALVRAERVLAQLLALARVDAAATGLSLVPVDLAALARDLTGEALPQAADAGIDLGYDGASHAWALAEPVLTAELLRNLLDNALRYAGRGAVVTVRVRDDVSAVQLEVEDDGPGLAAERLAAVQSEGQPLRMAAAPAPLGGSGLGLAIVAEIAELFGASCAFDQGAGGRGLKVSCVFQRREPR
- the purS gene encoding phosphoribosylformylglycinamidine synthase subunit PurS, yielding MKARVTVMLKSGVLDPQGEAVRHALGSLGFQGVNGVRQGKVIELDLAEADPAKAEAEVKAMCDKLLANTVIESYRVEVL
- a CDS encoding tripartite tricarboxylate transporter TctB family protein, translating into MTGQPGTGRSPDGAAFFIAALLAAFGAVLLWDASTIPDKGGYAGIGPAAMPKIVGWALLALSAATGVGAFRGRLAEVPRQNPVPLLLIGGGLVLQIALLNVVGFSLATGILFAATAAAFGKRNLLLTLPVGVAFAFGIYGVFDGILQLNLPGGPLETLIYGG
- a CDS encoding phosphoribosylaminoimidazolesuccinocarboxamide synthase, which gives rise to MARRKKVYEGKAKILYEGPEPGTLIQYFKDDSAPTVAAPATLEGKGVLNNRLSEFFMTGLNQIGVPTHFIRRINMREQLVRMAEIIPLEVVVRNFSAGPMTARLGIPEGTQLPRPIVEYYYKDERLNAPLVAEEHIVAFGWANQQDLDDIIALALRVNDFLSGVMMGVGIRLADFKIEVGRVWDGDYMRLIVADEISPDSCRLWDMRLPERPDGTLPDPQPMTDVYSELARRLGVMPSNVTHTTKPTLIN